Proteins encoded in a region of the Kryptolebias marmoratus isolate JLee-2015 linkage group LG14, ASM164957v2, whole genome shotgun sequence genome:
- the dolpp1 gene encoding dolichyldiphosphatase 1, translated as MALEDQCSAPLRWRAISVTHVEFPEGDLTGRLLAYISLLPVAIIVGFVTLIVFKRELHTISFFGGLLLNEGVNWLLKQIFREPRPCAGIHATVYAEYGMPSNHSQLIWFFVVYFFLFLYLRMHQTNNARCFDLLWRHILSIFLLGMALSVSYSRVYLLYHTWSQIFYGGVTGSTFAIIWFFFTQEVLTPLFPKIAAWPISEYFLVRDTSLIPNILWFEYTVTRSEARNRQRKLGTKLQ; from the exons ATGGCGTTGGAAGACCAGTGCTCGGCACCACTTCGATGGCGGGCCATATCGGTGACACACGTAGAGTTCCCTGAAG GTGACCTGACGGGACGATTGCTGGCCTACATCAGTCTTCTACCCGTAGCTATTATTGTGGGTTTTGTCACACTGATTGTGTTTAAACGGGAACTGCACACG atttcCTTCTTTGGTGGCCTCCTCCTAAACGAAGGAGTGAACTggctgctgaagcagattttcaGAGAGCCACGCCCTTGTGCAG GGATTCACGCAACCGTCTACGCAGAATACGGGATGCCCTCTAACCATTCCCAGCTCATCTGGTTCTTTGTTGtttacttctttcttttcctttatttaag GATGCATCAAACGAACAATGCTCGATGTTTCGACCTTCTGTGGAGACACATACTGTCCATTTTCCTGTTGGGCATGGCCTTGTCAGTCTCTTACAGCAG GGTCTACCTGTTGTATCACACCTGGAGCCAGATTTTCTACGGTGGAGTAACTGGCAGCACATTTGCTATAATCTGGTTCTTTTTCACACAAGAGGTGCTTACACCGTTATTCCCTAAAATTGCAGCATG GCCAATATCAGAGTACTTCCTGGTGCGAGACACAAGCCTGATTCCCAACATCTTGTGGTTTGAGTACACAGTGACCAGATCAGAGGCGAG GAACAGACAACGAAAGCTTGGAACAAAACTTCAGTGA